Part of the Sphingopyxis sp. 113P3 genome, GCGTCCCGAGCCGCCGAGTGCGACCGTGAAAATGACCAGGAAAAGAAGCGTGGTAACGGCAGGGGCCCAGATTGTTTGGAGCTGGACCTTGAAAAAGCGCCGTACCTCCTTGACATAGAGCGCCTGCATACCGGGCACGTTGAGCGTGCGGATGTGTGGCACCCCCGGCTCGGCAAATGCTCGTGCCGCGGTGGCGGGAGCCGAGTCGGCGCGCGTAATTTGGGGCTGGTCGTTCATGGCGTTCTCGCCTATCGCGTCCCCGACCTTACCGCAAGCTGGGCAGCCGCCGCGCCGATCCATCCGGAACGGCCCGAAAGGATCGCTGCGTCGCCCGCGGCGTGAGACAATGAGGAATGTGAAGCATGTCATGGACTGACCAGCGCATCGAACAGCTGCGCAGCATGTGGGAAAAAGGGCTGACCGCGAGCCAGATTGCCGATGAGCTTGGCGGCGTCAGCCGCAACGCGGTGATCGGCAAGGCGCACCGCCTGGGCCTGAAATCGCGCCCTTCACCCGTGAAGGCGACCGAGAAGGTCGCAAAGCCGGCCAAGGCTCCGGCAGCACCCAAGGCGGCCGCACCGGCGCCGCGTCCCGCTGCTCCTGCTGCGCCGCGCCCCATCGCGCCCCCGCGCGCCGAGCCCAAGCCTGTCCCTGAAGCCGCGCCTGCGGACGCCGGGGTCGATGCACCGCCAGCAAAGCCCGATGCACCGCGCATCGTCTCGATAGGTCCCGGGGGTTTCATCCGCCAGGGCCCCGGCGACCAGCAGGCGCCGATTCCCCCGGCGCCTCCCCGCCGTCTGGTGCCTGCTAAGCCGAGCCCGGAAATCGCTGACAAGACAAGCCTGCTCGACCTCAACGACCGTATCTGCCGCTGGCCGATGGGACATCCCGGTGAGCCCGATTTTCATTTCTGCGGTGAAGCGGTGAACCCCGGCTTTCCCTATTGCGTCGAGCATTGCGGCCGCGCCTATCAGGCGCAGCTGCCGCGCGGCACGCGCCGTCCGCCCCCGCCGCCGCCCTTTGGGGGGCCGCGCGTGCGGTGAGGCCGTTCGGGCAGGATTTCGAATTTGCGCGCATGCTCGGCTTTCAGATGGTCGAGCGCGGCGACGGCCGATGCCGGATGGCGATCGATGTCGAGGCAGCGCGCCATTTCAATCCGCAGGGCGTCGCGCATGGCGGCGTTGCCTATTCGCTCGCCGACACGGCGATGGGCGGCGCGCTCACAAGTGAGCTTGACGACGATCTTTGGTGTGCGACCCTGGAGATCAAGTTCAACTATCATGTCGGGGTTCGCGAGGGCCGGCTGATCTGTGATGCGACCGTGCTCCACAGGGGCAAGCGTATCGCCAATATCGACGCGCGTCTGTTCCAGCATGACCGTCTGGTCGCAAGCGCGAACGGAAATTTCGCCATCTTCTCAGCGCCCCTGGGTACCAAAAGATAGGCATCGCAGCGTCGATGCGAAGCGATGGGAGGACGTGTGCCTGCCATTCAGTCGGCCGCGCCCGCCCAACGGAAAGGGCGCCGGGCCTCAAGGCCCGGCGCCCAATCCTTGAAATTGCTATCGATCAGAAGCGGAAGTTGACCGATGCCCGCACGCTGTGGGTCCGGAAATGCGGATCGCTGCGCTTGATGTCGGTGCCTTCGCCGAACGGATTGGTATCGGGCGCTGTCCCCTGCCCGACCGCGACAGTATAATCGTCGTCCTTGAGATCGGTGTAGAGATATTCAAGTCCGAGCGAGACATTCTTGGTCAGCATTGCTTCCGCACCGCCGCCCGCCGAATAACCCCAGGCGTTCGTCTTGCCGTTGTCGGAAAAGCTGTTCGCGCTGTTGGTCGTGGCAAAGCGATTGTCCATCTTGGCAAAAGCACCGCCGCCGGTGGCATAAAAAAGCACGCCGCCGCCGGGGGTGTAGCCGGCGCGAAGGCGCGCGCCGGCCTGCCAATCGGCCTCGCGGCTGATCGTGTAGCTCGC contains:
- a CDS encoding GcrA family cell cycle regulator, with the translated sequence MSWTDQRIEQLRSMWEKGLTASQIADELGGVSRNAVIGKAHRLGLKSRPSPVKATEKVAKPAKAPAAPKAAAPAPRPAAPAAPRPIAPPRAEPKPVPEAAPADAGVDAPPAKPDAPRIVSIGPGGFIRQGPGDQQAPIPPAPPRRLVPAKPSPEIADKTSLLDLNDRICRWPMGHPGEPDFHFCGEAVNPGFPYCVEHCGRAYQAQLPRGTRRPPPPPPFGGPRVR
- a CDS encoding PaaI family thioesterase, which produces MLGFQMVERGDGRCRMAIDVEAARHFNPQGVAHGGVAYSLADTAMGGALTSELDDDLWCATLEIKFNYHVGVREGRLICDATVLHRGKRIANIDARLFQHDRLVASANGNFAIFSAPLGTKR